The following coding sequences are from one Paenarthrobacter ureafaciens window:
- a CDS encoding APC family permease, with protein sequence MNIFRTKPVEQSIADADEPGRKLKRSLSTWDLMIMGVAVAVGAGIFSVGAKAAANFAGPAVTISFVVAAITCALAIMCYAEFATAIPVAGSAYVFTYATMGEVLAWIIGWNLILELFTAAAVIAKYWGIYLSTVFGLMGVELPPSIPLGGVELYWGAFLIVAIFTVLLVLGTKLSARVGNIFTLIKIGVVLFVIVVGFTYVKFSNYTPFVPASEPTGGSGVADVMKQSFFGFLTGAAPAQYGTLGVFAGAALVFFAFIGFDVVATSAEEVKNPQKTLPRGIFGGLALVTLLYILVSLALTGMVSYTQLAEVKNPTLTTAFEAVGNTDAAKVIAFGSLIGLTTVIMVLLMGLARVVLAMSRDGLLPRALSKTSDKHATPARLQIICGAAVAVVAGVTQVDLLEEMINIGTLSAFVMVSLGILVLRKKRPDLKPSFRVPFGKVLPWVSAILCLYLMTNLAVETWLFFAIWLVVGIIIYFSYGQRHSRLNEKFAAAKASIANKPGDEDTFTKV encoded by the coding sequence ATGAACATTTTCAGGACCAAGCCCGTCGAGCAGTCGATTGCCGACGCTGACGAACCCGGTCGCAAGCTTAAGCGCAGCCTCAGCACCTGGGACCTGATGATCATGGGTGTTGCTGTCGCTGTTGGCGCCGGCATCTTCTCCGTCGGTGCGAAGGCCGCAGCGAACTTCGCCGGACCCGCCGTCACCATCTCCTTCGTTGTCGCAGCCATCACCTGCGCCCTCGCCATCATGTGCTACGCGGAATTCGCCACGGCAATCCCGGTGGCCGGCTCCGCCTACGTCTTCACCTACGCCACCATGGGCGAGGTCCTTGCCTGGATTATCGGCTGGAACCTCATCCTTGAACTGTTCACGGCGGCGGCAGTGATCGCCAAGTATTGGGGCATCTACCTCAGCACCGTGTTCGGGCTCATGGGCGTGGAACTCCCGCCCTCCATCCCGCTGGGTGGGGTGGAACTCTACTGGGGCGCCTTCCTGATCGTCGCGATCTTCACCGTGCTGCTGGTGCTGGGGACAAAGCTGTCCGCACGCGTCGGCAACATTTTCACGCTCATCAAGATCGGCGTGGTTCTGTTCGTGATCGTTGTGGGCTTCACCTACGTGAAGTTCTCCAACTACACCCCGTTCGTCCCGGCCTCCGAACCGACCGGCGGTTCCGGCGTGGCCGACGTCATGAAGCAGTCCTTCTTCGGCTTCCTGACCGGCGCTGCACCGGCCCAGTACGGCACGCTGGGCGTGTTCGCCGGCGCAGCCCTGGTGTTCTTCGCTTTCATCGGCTTCGATGTGGTGGCCACCTCCGCCGAAGAGGTCAAGAACCCGCAGAAGACCCTGCCCCGTGGTATCTTCGGTGGCTTGGCGCTGGTGACGCTGCTTTACATCCTGGTGTCGCTGGCACTGACAGGCATGGTGTCCTACACCCAGCTGGCGGAAGTGAAGAACCCGACGTTGACCACCGCCTTCGAAGCTGTGGGCAACACGGACGCCGCCAAGGTGATCGCCTTCGGCTCGCTGATCGGCCTCACCACGGTGATCATGGTCCTGCTCATGGGCTTGGCCCGTGTTGTGCTGGCCATGAGCCGCGACGGCCTGCTTCCGCGGGCACTGTCGAAGACCAGCGACAAGCACGCTACCCCTGCCCGCTTGCAGATCATCTGCGGTGCTGCAGTGGCCGTGGTGGCCGGCGTGACCCAGGTTGACCTCCTCGAAGAGATGATCAACATCGGAACGCTCTCCGCGTTCGTCATGGTGAGCCTTGGCATCCTGGTGCTCCGCAAGAAGCGCCCGGACCTGAAGCCCTCGTTCCGGGTGCCGTTCGGCAAGGTCCTGCCATGGGTCTCGGCAATCCTCTGCCTCTACCTGATGACCAACCTGGCCGTGGAAACCTGGCTCTTCTTCGCGATCTGGCTCGTGGTGGGCATCATCATCTACTTCTCTTACGGGCAGCGCCACTCCCGCCTCAATGAGAAGTTCGCCGCAGCCAAAGCCTCGATCGCTAACAAGCCCGGCGATGAGGACACCTTCACCAAGGTTTAG